The proteins below come from a single Alkalispirillum mobile genomic window:
- the nusA gene encoding transcription termination factor NusA, translating into MSKEILLVVEATSNEKGVDREVIFEAIEAALASATRKRHPEDIDARVEVNRNTGDYSTFRRWWVVETEDEVEAPARQITLEAAREKQPEVEVGECIEEPMESVEFGRIAAQTAKQVIVQRVREAERAKVVEAFEDRIGELVTGTVKRLERGSVIMDLGGNAEALIAREDMIPREAVRREDRLRGYLKEVRPEPRGPQLFVTRTAPDFLIELFKLEVPEVGQELIEIMGAARDPGVRAKIAVRNLDPRIDPVGACVGMRGSRVQAVSNELAGERIDIILWDDNPAQFVINALAPAEVESIVVDEDSQSMDIAVAEEQLSQAIGRGGQNVRLASELTGWELNVMTAEEAEAKNQEEAAQYQQLFQDKLDVDEEIAAILVQEGFSSLEEVAYVPTNELLEVEEFDEDIVEELRARARDVLASEAEEREQAGEGPAEDLLNMEGMDERLAQSLAARGVRTMEDLAEQSVDELMEIQGMDEERAGQLIMKAREPWFADQQDDE; encoded by the coding sequence CATCCGGAGGACATCGATGCCCGGGTCGAGGTGAACCGCAACACCGGCGATTACAGCACCTTCCGGCGTTGGTGGGTGGTGGAGACCGAGGACGAGGTCGAGGCCCCGGCCCGCCAGATCACCCTCGAGGCCGCTCGCGAGAAGCAGCCGGAGGTCGAGGTGGGCGAGTGCATCGAAGAGCCCATGGAGTCGGTCGAGTTCGGCCGGATCGCCGCCCAGACCGCCAAGCAGGTCATCGTGCAACGGGTCCGCGAGGCCGAGCGTGCCAAGGTCGTGGAGGCCTTTGAGGATCGCATCGGCGAGCTGGTGACCGGAACGGTCAAGCGCCTGGAGCGCGGCAGCGTCATCATGGACCTGGGCGGTAACGCCGAGGCGCTGATCGCCCGCGAGGACATGATCCCGCGGGAGGCGGTGCGCCGTGAGGACCGCCTGCGCGGCTACCTCAAGGAAGTGCGCCCGGAGCCCCGCGGACCGCAACTGTTCGTGACCCGGACCGCGCCGGATTTTCTCATCGAGCTGTTCAAGCTCGAGGTGCCGGAGGTGGGCCAGGAGTTGATCGAGATCATGGGCGCAGCCCGTGATCCGGGTGTGCGCGCCAAGATCGCCGTGCGCAACCTCGACCCGCGCATCGACCCGGTGGGTGCCTGCGTGGGCATGCGCGGCTCCCGGGTGCAGGCCGTGTCCAACGAGCTGGCGGGCGAGCGCATCGACATCATCCTCTGGGATGACAACCCTGCGCAGTTCGTGATCAACGCCTTGGCGCCTGCCGAGGTGGAGTCCATCGTCGTGGACGAGGACAGCCAGAGCATGGATATTGCGGTGGCCGAGGAGCAGCTCTCCCAGGCCATCGGCCGGGGCGGGCAGAACGTCCGTCTGGCCAGTGAGCTGACCGGTTGGGAGCTCAACGTGATGACCGCCGAGGAGGCGGAAGCGAAGAACCAGGAGGAGGCGGCCCAGTACCAGCAGCTGTTTCAGGACAAGCTGGACGTGGACGAAGAGATCGCCGCCATCCTGGTTCAGGAAGGGTTCTCCAGCCTGGAAGAGGTGGCCTATGTGCCCACCAATGAACTGCTGGAGGTCGAGGAGTTCGACGAGGATATCGTCGAGGAGCTGCGGGCGCGGGCCCGGGACGTGCTGGCCAGCGAGGCCGAAGAGCGCGAGCAGGCCGGCGAGGGCCCGGCGGAAGACCTGCTTAACATGGAAGGCATGGACGAGCGGCTGGCCCAGTCCCTGGCCGCACGCGGTGTGCGCACCATGGAGGACCTGGCCGAGCAGTCCGTCGATGAGTTGATGGAGATCCAGGGCATGGACGAAGAGCGGGCCGGCCAGCTCATCATGAAGGCCCGTGAGCCGTGGTTCGCGGACCAGCAGGACGACGAATAG